In Pseudomonas sp. PDNC002, the DNA window TGCAGAACGTCCGCATGGGCACCGTCGAATCCCTGCGGCCGGTGCAGATCGAAGGCACCAAGACGCCCATCGGCACCCTGGCCGGCGCGGCGGTTGGCGGTATCGCCGGCAACTCCATTGGCGGCGGCCGTGGAAAGGCCATCACCACCATTCTCGGCGGCGTGGCTGGCGGGGCGGCGGGCTCGGCGGTGGAAGAGGGCATTACCCGCACCCAGGGCGTCGAGATCGTGGTCCGCGAGGATGACGGCGGCACCCGCGCCTACGTTCAGGCGGTGGATGCCAACCAGCAGTTCCGGATCGGTGATCGCGTGCGCATCATGACCGTCAACGGCGCCAGCCGCGTCACCATCTGAACGGAGGACGCGCCATGCGCCGCCTGCTGATTGCCGCGCTGGCCCTGCTTGGATGTGGCATCGCCATGGCTGATGACGGGGGCTTCTGGTACCTGCAGACCAGCGTCTACACGACCCACTGGACCAACGATCCGGAGCACAACAACCACCAGGAACTGATCGGCCTCGAGCGTAACCGCGCCGATGGCGTGGTGTTCGGCGGTGCGACCTTCAAGAACTCGTTCAGCCAGCGTTCCAACTACGTCTATGCCGGCAAGCGCTTCGACTGGGACGGCACGCCGTTCTACGCCAAGGTCACTGGCGGCGCGCTACAGGGTTATCGCGGCGACTACCGCGACAAGATTCCGCTGAACCGCTATGGCGTAGCGCCGGCAATCATCCCGTCGGTGGGCGCGCACCTGGGGCCGGTCGCTGCGGAGTTCGTGGTGCTGGGGGGATCGGCCGCGATGGTTAACGTCGGCGTGCGCTTCTGATCCTTCACCCTGCAGAAACGAAACGGGCCACGATGGATGTTCATCGCGGCCCGCGTCGTTTCTGAAAGACGAAAAAGTCAGGCAGTTACTTCCTTCAGCGCCTTGTCCAGGCAATCGATGAACAGCTCCGCATGTTCCTGCTCGAAGGCCAGTAGCGGGCGAATCTTCAGGATGTTCTCCATCGGGCCGGCCGCG includes these proteins:
- a CDS encoding glycine zipper 2TM domain-containing protein, with the translated sequence MNRSTLLLTALLTSAALLSGCASNLSGSSYSRADARAVQNVRMGTVESLRPVQIEGTKTPIGTLAGAAVGGIAGNSIGGGRGKAITTILGGVAGGAAGSAVEEGITRTQGVEIVVREDDGGTRAYVQAVDANQQFRIGDRVRIMTVNGASRVTI
- a CDS encoding sn-glycerol-3-phosphate transporter, giving the protein MRRLLIAALALLGCGIAMADDGGFWYLQTSVYTTHWTNDPEHNNHQELIGLERNRADGVVFGGATFKNSFSQRSNYVYAGKRFDWDGTPFYAKVTGGALQGYRGDYRDKIPLNRYGVAPAIIPSVGAHLGPVAAEFVVLGGSAAMVNVGVRF